The Lytechinus pictus isolate F3 Inbred chromosome 10, Lp3.0, whole genome shotgun sequence genome includes a window with the following:
- the LOC129269115 gene encoding myocardin-related transcription factor A-like, which yields MRMRPDKAQLVHQHILEDTNMEPMVSATHQRLKRARIEQDLDCKIKNRPGPLELIEGNILKAEHFVEQAVKDGKVKFLKTNEMDTCDDSPYNFDEDSQEGGSDEPMSPPQLYSQQSDNPPSSVGSIPSPPDFTSYYDHHMIPPSITSSSPIQIRIPSTTPTTMSMITIKQEPGVTSPPPIVSMPNTVTSSSPSSSKSGSSSSSSSKNSRKKQTKRNKPKEIKFHEYKPPNEQANKLAIPPNASNPYNLLLMQQQLLLQLQLLQQQHHQLILPNAPNMSTTTSSKLSSNSNQGSQSPSSTTVTSSSSPTPQDNKANVANCTKTRILSNLEDMKVSELKMELKNRGLHVSGTKPQLVERLRPYADVSMSPVATANSSNQDVTSSSICSGTSGTKVTSSTDAGQEVASETGSARASMSSPPVSPPDFKSPVSVATSEMSDPASPGSAFDPMSPSTFQMAPPPSVTTNPGSVVSASSPPSVFSPSSESMHKQQVQTNVQMLNSFQNQTFQMELNDSNSVMEQVMDMSAQLAYNDPAVSSDILRKQQQKIEELQRALRLSQLQLRQHQTNLQSPILSPPPAPPPPPAHTAAPSGATGVSPKTGSPIKLASINPHPPPPPISMPSINNPPATTISTAIKPPPPPITAVHIKSQSPPKQSSPPVFQPPDFATSLNQQQRTFTFTTPSPNGQPFLFSKTTQEVKPGALSNGLLPGQKSSSLPSSPTDPEAVLGISSGASLPAYNSPPPNYEEAVRQTKERKAHLGSLLNPINTETGEPRMTKSQDLDDLLEVLVDHGYQIPVTPKNKDVINLSHTRLQTHVSLPSFSMATTSSSPRFSQAGVLNSTSTSQQGIPQSQMPHPPPPPPPHPQQQQQQQSQEQQQQQPRQQVKQQQQHNHPVAAAPIAIPHSSSAPSPSPMELPMDVDTADMTLNALDVGTSQPSVSKEQHLMSSATMDDKDNANILSFDIPSMQVDGDRDGSTFWAFGDHPSPSAGMLCPPSSSDSDMNWLDVMMSSSGSGLTPVSVTPPTNIGAEGSLGTPLGKEPFSLNLFDLNDDAWDNIHVTD from the exons ATGAGAATGAGACCAGACAAGGCTCAGCTTGTGCATCAACACATTCTAGAAG ATACCAATATGGAGCCCATGGTTAGTGCCACACATCAGCGACTAAAGAGGGCCAGGATTGAACAGGACCTGGACTGCAAGATCAAGAACAGACCCGGTCCTCTGGAACTCATCGAAGGCAACATCTTGAAAGCAGAACATTTTGTGGAGCAGGCTGTcaaag ATGGCAAGGTCAAGTTTCTGAAGACTAATGAGATGGATACGTGTGATGACTCACCTTATAACTTTGATGAGGACAGTCAAGAGGGGGGTAGCGATGAACCCATGTCGCCCCCTCAACTCTACTCCCAGCAGTCTGATAATCCTCCAAGTAGTGTGGGGAGTATACCCTCACCCCCGGACTTTACGTCATACTATGACCATCACATGATTCCTCCTTCAATAACTTCCAGCAGCCCTATTCAAATTAGGATTCCATCGACTACCCCGACGACGATGTCGATGATCACGATAAAGCAGGAACCAGGTGTCACCAGCCCTCCTCCGATTGTCAGCATGCCGAACACAGTCACGTCATCGTCGCCGTCGAGCAGTAAGAGCGGGTCGTCATCGTCCTCGAGCTCAAAGAATTCAAGGAAGAAACAGACGAAGAGGAATAAGCCAAAGGAGATAAAATTCCATGAGTACAAGCCTCCTAACGAACAGGCAAATAAACTAGCGATTCCTCCCAATGCCAGTAACCCTTATAACTTGTTGTTGATGCAGCAGCAACTGCTTCTGCAACTTCAGCTGTTACAACAGCAGCATCACCAGCTTATTCTACCCAACGCTCCGAACATGAGCACAACGACTTCCAGCAAATTGTCATCAAACAGTAATCAGGGGTCTCAATCTCCAAGCAGTACCACGGTGACGAGCTCGTCCTCACCGACACCTCAAGATAACAAGGCTAATGTGGCCAACTGCACAAAGACAAGAATCCTCTCAAACCTTGAGGATATGAAGGTTTCAGAATTAAAGATGGAGTTGAAGAATAGAGGACTTCATGTATCTGGCACAAAGCCCCAGCTTGTAGAGCGGTTACGCCCCTATGCTGATGTGTCTATGTCACCCGTAGCGACTGCAAATTCCTCTAATCAGGATGTCACGTCGTCGTCAATATGTTCAGGAACAAGTGGTACCAAGGTCACAAGCTCAACCGATGCTGGTCAAGAGGTTGCGAGTGAGACTGGCAGCGCAAGGGCATCTATGAGTTCACCGCCAGTGTCGCCTCCTGACTTCAAATCTCCAGTCTCTGTAGCCACTTCTGAGATGTCTGACCCTGCTTCTCCCGGCAGTGCCTTTGATCCAATGTCCCCTTCCACATTCCAGATGGCACCACCTCCATCAGTCACCACCAATCCCGGTTCAGTTGTCTCGGCATCCTCACCCCCCAGTGTTTTCAGCCCCAGCTCAGAAAGCATGCATAAGCAGCAGGTCCAGACTAATGTGCAGATGCTGAACTCTTTCCAGAATCAAACCTTCCAGATGGAGTTGAATGACAGCAACTCTGTCATGGAACAGGTGATGGACATGTCTGCTCAGTTGGCTTACAACGATCCAGCAGTCAGCAGCGATATTCTCCGCAAACAACAACAGAAGATTGAAGAGCTTCAGAGGGCTCTCAGGTTATCACAGCTCCAACTGCGCCAACACCAGACAAACTTGCAGTCACCTATCCTGAGTCCACCTCCtgctccaccaccaccaccggcTCATACTGCAGCCCCTTCTGGAGCGACTGGCGTATCGCCCAAAACGGGTTCTCCGATCAAGCTCGCAAGCATCAATCCGCATCCACCTCCCCCTCCAATAAGCATGCCATCCATCAACAATCCTCCAGCGACGACCATTTCAACGGCCATCAAGCCACCGCCCCCTCCTATAACAGCAGTTCACATCAAGTCCCAATCCCCTCCGAAGCAGTCCTCCCCACCCGTGTTCCAACCTCCAGACTTTGCCACATCCTTGAACCAGCAGCAGAGGACCTTTACCTTCACCACACCCTCACCCAACGGTCAACCCTTCCTCTTCTCAAAGACAACTCAAGAGGTCAAACCAGGGGCGTTGTCTAATGGACTCTTGCCTGGACAGAAGTCATCGTCTTTGCCCAGCAGTCCGACCGATCCAGAGGCAGTTCTGGGTATTTCCAGTGGGGCCAGTCTACCGGCCTACAACAGTCCACCACCTAACTATGAAGAGGCTGTCAGACAAACCAAGGAAAGGAAG GCTCACCTTGGATCCCTCTTGAACCCTATCAACACGGAGACTGGTGAACCAAGGATGACAAAGAGCCAAGACCTAGATGATCTTCTGGAAGTTCTGGTTGATCATGGAT ATCAAATTCCAGTAACTCCCAAGAACAAGGATGTGATAAACTTGAGTCATACAAGACTCCAGACTCACGTCTCACTCCCAAGTTTCTCCATGGCCACGACATCATCTAGCCCAAGATTCTCACAGGCAGGAGTCCTGAACTCGACATCCACCAGCCAACAAGGAATACCACAGAGTCAGATGCCCCATCCCCCTCCACCACCGCCTCCCCATCCtcagcaacagcagcaacaacagtCTCAAGAGCAGCAACAACAGCAGCCTCGGCAGCAGGTgaagcagcagcaacagcacAACCATCCAGTTGCAGCAGCACCCATTGCCATCCCTCATTCTTCTTCCGCTCCTTCCCCATCCCCAATGGAGCTACCGATGGACGTCGACACCGCCGACATGACCCTCAATGCACTGGATGTCGGCACATCCCAGCCGAGTGTAAGCAAGGAGCAGCATCTGATGTCCTCAGCGACAATGGACGACAAAGACAATGCCAACATCCTCTCGTTTGATATACCGAGCATGCAGGTGGACGGGGACCGAGACGGCTCCACGTTCTGGGCATTCGGAGACCACCCGTCGCCCAGTGCCGGGATGCTGTGTCCGCCATCAAGCAGCGATTCAGACATGAACTGGTTGGATGTTATGATGTCATCGTCCGGATCAGGGCTCACCCCTGTCAGCGTGACCCCACCTACGAACATCGGCGCTGAAGGGTCTCTTGGAACACCGCTAGGCAAAGAACCTTTCTCGCTCAACCTTTTTGATTTGAATGACGATGCTTGGGACAATATACACGTCACCGATTGA